The Anabas testudineus chromosome 15, fAnaTes1.2, whole genome shotgun sequence DNA segment AACCAAGACAGGGTCAAAATGCTATTGATTGGAATCGATTGTTTTTCAGCACTTCAGAGTGTCGATGTGGATAATGCCACCTCACCATTATGATCGTATCATGCATACAAAGATTTCCTCAGAATAAATCATTGGTTAAAAATATTTAGTGACCATTGCCTGAGGCAAAAACATAGGCATGTTGTTAAATATATCAGATGAACTGAATGGCTCTTGAAAAGTGAAGCTGCAGTGTACAGGACgagcacattttaaataaattgtcagCTGTTcaatttccctttttttcccgATATGctacatttttccttttccaaaTCGTCCTAACATCATAAGCATTGATTCACATAAGCATTGATTCTCCTCCCACTGATGCTGTAATACCCCCAGCCTCCCTTGATGGCAAGGCAGGGTAGACTGCATGCTGTGGTATGCCCTCAGTAGAAATCTGTGAATGTGTAGGAGCATTATTgcagttttgtatttaatttcacaCTTTTAATTTGCCACATCAAGCTGAACTTTCATCCCTTTCCCCAATCGGTTGAATCAAAGAAGTTATAGAAGCCATATATTTTTGTTACTCATTTTTGGGATGATCACTGAATAAATCTTTGcatttagttttctgttaaAGGTGACTATTGATGGCACTCTCTCTGTCCTCATTTATGtctccaaaaaaacaaaaaacaaaatacaaactatcAAAGTCTTTTTTGTGTAGATCACCTCTGCAGGGGGGGAAGCACACTGACATGTCATCACTCcatatatactgtagatcaTTTCCTGCCTGTGAGGGGACAACGTGAATCCTACTAAATTAGCCATGCAGATCTCAAGGCAGAATTTGGCCTAATCtcctacagtgtgtgtgtgtagctgtgtgtgtgtgtgcacgtgtaggtgtgtttgtgttatctGGGAAAGGGAAAAGGTGCCTTTAAGATGATTCAAGAATAAAAGACAACACAGGTGCGAACAATGTAGCAATTTGGGAATCAGCAAATGATGATTGAAGAAgttcataatttattttcaatcGTCACGTGGGGCGTTCAGCTGCTTACAAGAGGAATTAAGTGTTTATTTAATTCAGTCCAAGTGTCAATGCACTGCAGCTATTCATGAAATCTACTTGCCATTTTGTCAGTAGTGGTAAAAATGAATCGAGCTAAGCTCACATCTCACTTCACAGTCATTATGAGCTTTAAAATCCTTTTCCccctacactcacacacacacacacaccacacacacctaTACCCACAAAGTGACGACAGTGTTTCCTTGGAGATGTACTGTGGGAGGTGAGACAGTCAAGGCCTCTGTCTGCAGTCCAGTCCTCccctctgctgttttcacacatgcgctccatcatcatcacctcctCCTTTTTATCATACCATTCACCATTTATTgcatttggattttatttttttctgtttattttttaaaaactaaatatatcaaatatagGGAAACTTTATTATAAAGAGGGTGTTGCATGAATGTATGTTTACATGggaaattatgtaaaaataaaaaagctgatttatcaaaaaagagaaaatcaaacaaaacaaaacaaaacataaaaaaaaaacaaactgcaaagcTAATTTACGAAAGTTGTTTGTAGAGATTCCTAGATATAAAGGGCAGTGGACAGGGCTGCGTCTTTAGACTCTACCCTGCCAAATCTGACTTAATCCCAGCCAACCAACTGCTCAATCTTGCGCCCCATTTTCACCTTATTTACTCTCCCAAACTCCCTCCCCAACATCAATTTCTACTCCCCAGTAAATGGAAAAACACCCTCCACTATCTGTGCACCTATAAAGAGGCTTTATGACTTCTTGACCTCAGTTACCAACAACCTGGATCTGCGTCCGAAGGAAAAGTGTCAGGCGCAATCTGCTAACTTAACGGGGAGCATGTCCTCATCTTGTCCCCCTCTCCTTTTATTGTCACCCACccacagccttttttttttttttcttctccaaaatcacattattattcagtttgaaatgtgtgttaTGTTTTGAATATCTTCGTTTGTGTGCACTTACAATAAGATTTAAAATGCCTAAAGAGCGAAGCAAAATATAGGATTGAAATGATCTTGTACTCCATTCTGACCtcttattttgcttttcttgtctttttattcttctgttgACATATGATGCTGTAAGgttggcaaaaaagaaaatgtaaaatcctGTATCATTTATGAAATATGTATAAAAGAGAAATGTAATTCAATTATCAATAAAATCCTTATCCAGTTTTTGGAGCCAGTGGTTAAGTTGGGCTTTTTGTTGTTCTCGCTGGAAGTGATTAATGGATATATTACTGAGATTTACAAGAAGCAGCTTCTCAAGGTCTTGACTATCTCCTCTGGTTCCTCTTGTTCTTCAGTTCTTCCTGTGCAGGACATCCTATCAGATAGACCTATGTGGACGTTTGAATACAATAGGTCACATACTGCTGTTGAAACAGCATATGAGAGCCTTAACattcaacttttttatttttagtttataaaaagacaaaagagaaaaggctATAATCTTGAAAATTAATTCAATGACtgatttttatatatacataactttttaattttttatatatacattttgcTACAAGCTTTATGATGCACTAAAGTGGTCAACCAACAGATCGAGGATGCCTTCCACACTCAGTCACAGCATTAATTCTGtctgatggttttaatgttatgctgaacattacatttttttggaTGGACGCAGAAGTACTCTCAAtctttgaacctgatgtggaAACACATTTGTCAACAGCGAAAtcactgtttttactgtactCGTGTAATAAGTGCTGAGTGAATCTATTCGTGCAGCCAGGGGGTCTAACGGTGTCTTATTTCCAGGAGTaatcgaaaaaaaaaaaaaaaaaagaacggCATGTTCCACCTCATTTCTTCTAACAGCCTCTTAGATGAATGTCTCCATTGATTTAATTACAtatgagaaacaaaaactgCAAGTGTCAGGATAGCCCGGGAGGCCTCTAATGAAATGGGCCAAACTTTAGACAGTTTCTGGCGTGTACTAGTGGTCAGGTAATGAGCTAGATGAAAGCATATTCATTGTACTGGCACACTGTGTTCTCAGTGAGAGCCTCTACGTTATAGTAAATCCTCTGTGCCACCTTGAAGTGAGAAAAAGCTTCAGCTTGATGCTAAGCAGATTAATCAGATTGGTTTAATGCTACTGGAGATGAGATAatttctcatgtttttatttcatttaaagcaACGGAAGGTAGGAGAGATAagtacatgtaaatacaaatgtgtgaCAGCGTGTTTGCAGCTGTTTAAGGTGGAGTGTAGGGACCCTGAAGGAGGAAAGTGTGAAGACTGTACAGTCTGAAACAATGGGAGGATGCTCCTTTTTCTGCATGTGGGGAGCGTGGGGTTAAGAGGTCAAGGTGAGAGAAAAGTCGCACAGATAAGTGGTGCCTATTAAAGACGGCCTTCCCCCACGTGTGTGCGCCAGAACTGACACGCACAGGCCCGAGCttggattattttttattcaacacTAATAAACTCAGAGTGAGTTAGAGTCATGATTGTTTTGGTGATTACATGTCTGCTACTGGAGGTTCTTGCCGTTGTAGGTGTAGGTAAGTGACACATTTCTCATGTTTGCAGCCATAAAAATGAAACGATAAGGTGAACGTCATTTTGCATTTCTCTTTCTGACAGCAAATGAGCCAAAACCAGCAGGTTAGTTTTTCTTCTGGACTTTGAACAATGAACAACAGGGCTGGACACAGTTTACTGTGGGTTTTCATCTCTATCTGTGCAGATGCAGGAGTCTGACTCAGGTCAGGCACGGCTCCACGTTCCCTTAATTTTGATACATTTATTCAAGCCCCATCTGGAAGATTTAACGCTCCCATTAGCATACACCCGCATGAGTCAGCTGTCCTCTTCCCCTTCTGTGCTGCTTGTGCTGGAACACAGTTGGCCAGACGTACACCTCCGAAACTGGCCGTTGCACTTCGGTTGCACAGGAATGTACTTTTCAGTAGACAGGCTTGGTTTTATGCTGTCATCGGGCCCAGGCCGTGGATTGATCCTTCTGCTTTTATCAGTGCAGCAGGGAGTGAGAAGATGGATTGTCCATTagcagatggagggagaaaatGATGCGTATGAAGCATCATCACATCATTTCTGATAAAATTAGACCCATatcacacagatgtttttttttataagccacaaactaaaacttttctctttttttagtCCACTTTGgatttctgcatgttttcatgtttattcgTTTGCATCACAACTGAGGAGAGGTAATCATAAAACCCTGATTATTGGTGGTGTGGTAAAACATACACGTGGATATTTCATGCAAAACAATCCAGCTAAGTGGAAAAGGCTATCACAGTGGTCACAGTGGTGGTTACAGCTCCTGTAAAGTGTTAAATGCTTCTTGTCACTTACCGTGTTTCATGTCTCCGACCTGTCGCCATAGATGCTTTTACCGTTGAGCTCATCAGCCTCCTGCTGTTTCTCCATTCCTGCAGATTCTCTGTGATAAACCCTCTAACTCTTGCTCACTTTGGCAACGACCATCACACAGCAGCTAGtgacttttccttttccttttgttttatgtgcGCCTCTTAATTACACTGTTGAGAGGGCATGAACAGAGGAAAGACTATTGATTGTTTCGCTGCACTTCAGTTGTTCTCCTGATTCTGCACAACTGACAGTAGTGAAGAGTCGCCACTGACAGAACTTACTGGTTAAAGAGCCTTTTGTGGACGTTTTAGTGCAGTTACAATTGACTTTGTGTTACGGTTTATCTTGAATGTCCATAGTGATTTTCCTCATGGTAACAAGTTTGCTTAGTATAGATTTACAACACATGCAATGTGGTAAAAGATTTAGTGCTTGTCTATAGTCTAAGTAGACACTTAAACCTTTTCCTAAGTAAAGATATTACAAAGACCTGACACAAGTGCTAAAGAATGatataaaaatgacaacagaaaattcTCACATGTAGTTTCATTTATTCCGAGAATGTACGACTAAGTCTTGTTCATCTTTGCCATTGGATCCTAAACCTCAGCCCTGGACCCATGCTCTGCCTACATTAGCCTCAATGAACCCTGGAGGAACACAGATTACCACGTCAACCAGTCGTCCGGCGTGCCCCTGTGTGACAGCCATGTGTCTGGAGAGTGGTATCGCTTCACTGGCATGGCCGGGGATGCCATGCCCACCTTCTGCATCGCTGAGAATCACTGTGGCACCCACGCACCCATCTGGCTCAGCGGCAGCCACCCTCAACCTCACGAAGGCATCGTCACACGGCCCGTGTGCGCCAGCTTCAATCAAAACTGCTGCCATTGGAACGCCACTGTAGATGTGAAGGCTTGTGCTGGGGGCTACTTTGTCTACCGCCTGCCCAGACCCTCAGTTTGCTTTCATGTTTACTGTGGCCGTGAGTACGCATGTCTGATGCACACAAAGTGTGTTTCCTAATCCTGCAACTAAAACTGTGTTCTTATCTATTGTGGTAGTAATGTCTTTGTGTATGTTGCACAGATTTCTATGATATCTGTGACGAGGTGGATTGTGCAAGTAGCAGATGTCCTGAGTCTGACTGTCGCTGCGCAGCTGGAACTGTCCTGGgaccagacagacaaacatgcctgggtgagacagacagagaggcgAGGAAGCTCTGAGGGGACAGATAAGTTTCACAAACGACAAAGATAAGACTGACAGATCCTGGAAATTATTTCTGGAGAACAATAACAAGAGAAATCGTGTTCACCCATTGTTTTGACAAATCAATTCATACGTCTCTGTGAGCTGTTTTCACACACTCAGATATTCATGTTACTTCTCTTGACGGCACATTCAAAATGGGAGTCGCTAACTTGCAAAGACAAGATTCCTGGACTATACATCTAATGATGAGTGACAGGCATGCAGTGGGAACCTGGCCAACCTGAAAACAGCTATTATCTTGTTATTCATCCATCAACCAAATCTGCCTTTTGTAGTCTCAGGAATGACTCCTTCATTTACCCATCCCtactcttctctttcctccctctgttgCACTCTCACTTTTGCTTTGCATGTTATTTCACCCatcattatttctttattagtCCTGTCAGTATTATAAACTCAGTTTTAAAGGTTATTTATCATCCTCTTCCCTGAAAGGTGGTAAATGGGGGTTAAGGTTGTAAACGGCCCCCTTCTGGTAATGAGTTGATTAAAACAAGACTCGTCTGATGATAGTATGTGACCATGGTGTGGTTTCCATCATGCGCTCAGATGTGAACGAGTGCGAGAAGGGCAACGGAGgctgtgcagagctgtgtgtgaacACCAAAGGCTCCAGGCGCTGTGAGTGTGGTCCGGGCCGTGTGTTAGATGAGGACGGACTCAACTGCAGAGGTACAGAGAGTATTTATATGTCACACCAGCCAAGTATTGTACAGAGATAATTAAACCAGGGAACCACACAGTGttcttcatcttttcctttaCTCTGTGTTGTCTCATGCAGAGATAGCAGGCTGTCACGTTAACAATGGAGGCTGCAGCCATGGCTGCTCCTCGCTGTTGGAGTCCTATCAGTGCCATTGTCCCAGGGGGCTGGAGCTGGGAGAGGATAAACGCACATGtcagggtgtgtatgtgtatgtgtatgtaagaGAATGATGTTGTATTTGGCTAATAAGTCTGACAGGGAGCTGATACAGGGAGAAAGTTGGTTAGGCGCTGTAGAGGTCAGGATAACCTTACTGTGGAATACTTTTCCTATTTGTTTGACAAATGAGACAAACCTGAAAATTACAAGCACTTCgtactttatttttgtctggAGGACTGCAACGTATGATCATGTTTAGTGTGGTGTAGTGTTTAATTCATTATGTTTAGTAGTTAATTTACAACAGTTTCTTGTATGACCTGTCAGGGAAACAGTGAAAGACGTCCATCAAGTCCAAGGTGAACCCTCAAATTACACCATCTCCACAACCAACAGTCCGAAACCCCAGAGATATTCTAATTATGCAGTCattagttattttcattatcagctGATTGATGCTGATTCGTTTCTCAATGATGATGTTTAATCATTTAGTGTATAGGTTTTCAGAATATTGTGAAAATCTAAATTTCTTTGCTTGACAACGTTAGAAAAGTTTTTGTCAGTGAAGCAAGTTACCATTTCAATATGAACTAATATCAGTGGGAGTTatcaaaatctgaaatgtttttgctgccctgttttgtttgttttgtatttgggAACTGTTTCATGATTTTTTCCATTGTATGGGACTACAGTATAATAACATGTCATTCATGGCGTGTCATGTTATCCTTTCATCCCTGCAGTGCCAGTTCAGTGTGATTCCAGCTCTATTACAGTGTCAGTTCCTAAAGACCTTGTGGGAGGACTGGAACTCTTCCTGTCCAACTCGTCTTGTCGCGGTGTCTCCAATGGCACGCACATCAACCTCAGCTTCAGCCTCAAGACCTGTGGCACGGTGGTGGAGGTCAGAGGCATGGGTTTGACATTTTTAGACAGATTTGTGCACAGGATTTAGCCCCTATATTTAGGGCTTGGAgaatattttcaacattttattccCTGTGGTAAAATGCTGTGCCGTGAAAGTGGCTTTGTTGAGACTGAGAAAAAGCTATTAAACTAAAGCAAATGTTGATCCCCAGGTGACAGATGACAAGATTGTGGGAACTAATCTTGTGACGGGCCTTCCCAGAAGCAAtccagacagcagcagggacTTGATAGTCCGCACCAGCAAGTTATTGCTCCCAGTCACCTGCGAGTTCCCCAGAGAATACCATGTGTCAGACGGATACCAGGCAAGCCTGCGCAGCTCTGCCCTCGAGCTGGCAGGGCACAGTGAGGGAGTCTTCCCCTTCTCCCTGGAGCTCTTTAAGAGCGCTGAGTTCGCCGAGCCCTACCGCACACCGCCACAGCTCCGCCTGCACGACTCCCTGTTCTTTGGAGTTGAGACTAAGGAGAAGGTGGAGGGCCTCTCTGCTCTGGTGGAGAGCTGCTTTGCTACACCTGGTCCCaaagctgaccaggccctgaaGTACTACCTCATCAAAGATGGGTGAATAATTTGGGTGTTTAACTCCACACTTGCTGGAAACCTAGTGTGTATGTACCTGGTGTACCGAGTGTAATGGTGTGTTTTGTCCTGTGCCAAATAATCAGACAACAAAAATCAATACTGTCGGCTTTATGGATGGAGACAGAAATCTCAGGGACAAATATcataaaacctaaaaacaaaccTGCTACTGCTGTGTCTACTGTATCTAATGCCTCAAATGCATTTGGTCCTGcaacacaa contains these protein-coding regions:
- the oit3 gene encoding oncoprotein-induced transcript 3 protein codes for the protein MIVLVITCLLLEVLAVVGVALDPCSAYISLNEPWRNTDYHVNQSSGVPLCDSHVSGEWYRFTGMAGDAMPTFCIAENHCGTHAPIWLSGSHPQPHEGIVTRPVCASFNQNCCHWNATVDVKACAGGYFVYRLPRPSVCFHVYCGHFYDICDEVDCASSRCPESDCRCAAGTVLGPDRQTCLDVNECEKGNGGCAELCVNTKGSRRCECGPGRVLDEDGLNCREIAGCHVNNGGCSHGCSSLLESYQCHCPRGLELGEDKRTCQVPVQCDSSSITVSVPKDLVGGLELFLSNSSCRGVSNGTHINLSFSLKTCGTVVEVTDDKIVGTNLVTGLPRSNPDSSRDLIVRTSKLLLPVTCEFPREYHVSDGYQASLRSSALELAGHSEGVFPFSLELFKSAEFAEPYRTPPQLRLHDSLFFGVETKEKVEGLSALVESCFATPGPKADQALKYYLIKDGCIFDETVTQYSSKDQLSRHYQVPVFKFIGKDNRQVYLHCQVLVCGAQDSRCAQSCRRRVRRKVRTSEPQEGHVLTGGPIFILP